TCCCCTACCCTGGGCGATCGCATGCCCGGCAAGATGAAGCTCAGCATGGTCGGCCCTTCGGCCAGTTCGACCAGCCCAACCACGTAAGGTGCCGCCGGCAGCCAGCCGGGATGGCCGGGTTTGTGCACTTCTGAAAAGGATTTCAGCTGGCCCCAGCCCGACGCCTCTTTCCAGACCAGGCGCTTGCTCCAGCAATGCGGGCACATCGGGCGCGGATAGAACACGGCCTTGCCGCAGTCCTTGCACTGCTGGATTTTCAGCCGCCCTTCGGCAGCAGCATCCCAGAATGGCCGGGTCAAGGAGGTGATCGTCGGACCGGGGGTTTTCAATGCGTTGAGATCGACGGACATCAGGCGGCTCCCAGCACGAGCGCGGTCGCCTCGCTCATCGTCGCGCCATTGCCTGTGACCAGCGCGAGGTCGGCCTTGCCGATCTGGCGTTCGCCCGCCTCGCCGCGCAGCTGGCGTACCGCTTCGACGACATGCGTCATGCCGCCGGCGAGATCCGGCTGGCCGAAGCCGAGTTGGCCGCCATGGGTGTTGAGAGGCTTATCGCCCCGGTGAGAGAGATCATGGTCGCACAGCCACGCGCCGAACTGGCCGGGTCCACAGAGCCCGGCATCCTCGATCGTCGTGGCGACCATGATCGTATAGCAGTCGTAGAGCGACAGGAGGTCCATCTCATTGGCGTCGGTGCCGGACTGGGCGAAGGCCCGCGCCATGGCGCTCTTCAGCGGACCGGAGGTGAGGCTTGGCGCCTGGCTGACCGCGCGATGCGTGACCTTCTCGCCGGCCCCCAGCAGCTGCACGGATCTTCTGGGCAGCGAGCGCGCACGTTCGGCCGAAGTGACGACGACCGCCTCGCCGCCGGCGACCGGCATGACGATTTCATAGAGATGCAGTGGCGAGGCGATCATCGGCGAGGCCAGCACCGCCTCCACATCCGCTGGCTTGCCGAAGAAGATCGCGTCGGGGTTGAGCTGTGCGTTGGCCCGCGCCGTCGCGGCGATCAGAGCGAAATCCCTCGCGGTCGAGTTATATTGCGCCATATGCGCCTGCATCAGCAGCGCATAGGAAATATTGGCGCCCGAGGCGCCGAATGGCACGTCGAACTCGCGGATCGGATTGCGGTTGAGCGAGCGCGGCGCAACCTCTTCGCGGTTATTGGCAAGCACGCACAACACTGTCTCGCACATGCCGGCCTCGATTGCCGCCGCCGCGCGCCAGACCATCCCTGCTCCCGAAGCGCCGCCGAGGTCTACGACGTTGGCCATCGTCGGTGCCAACCCGAGATATTCGGCAATGGTTGCCGGAACATGCTGCGGCGTCTCGCCGACCTGCGGCCCGATCAGTAGCCCATCG
The nucleotide sequence above comes from Mesorhizobium shangrilense. Encoded proteins:
- a CDS encoding thiolase family protein, whose amino-acid sequence is MSRAKGAIVGIGELKPQRLTGGVTTLEMIAEVSRLAAFDAGLEPSDIDGLLIGPQVGETPQHVPATIAEYLGLAPTMANVVDLGGASGAGMVWRAAAAIEAGMCETVLCVLANNREEVAPRSLNRNPIREFDVPFGASGANISYALLMQAHMAQYNSTARDFALIAATARANAQLNPDAIFFGKPADVEAVLASPMIASPLHLYEIVMPVAGGEAVVVTSAERARSLPRRSVQLLGAGEKVTHRAVSQAPSLTSGPLKSAMARAFAQSGTDANEMDLLSLYDCYTIMVATTIEDAGLCGPGQFGAWLCDHDLSHRGDKPLNTHGGQLGFGQPDLAGGMTHVVEAVRQLRGEAGERQIGKADLALVTGNGATMSEATALVLGAA
- a CDS encoding Zn-ribbon domain-containing OB-fold protein encodes the protein MSVDLNALKTPGPTITSLTRPFWDAAAEGRLKIQQCKDCGKAVFYPRPMCPHCWSKRLVWKEASGWGQLKSFSEVHKPGHPGWLPAAPYVVGLVELAEGPTMLSFILPGMRSPRVGDALLLAPTAIGGRVLPAFKPVETATEEKPK